One window from the genome of Candidatus Zymogenus saltonus encodes:
- the crtI gene encoding phytoene desaturase, whose amino-acid sequence MADYDAIVIGAGLGGLSAGALLSKGGRKTLVVDQSPRIGGYCSTLESDGFRFDAGASIIMIPEIIDLCFQRLGTSLENEVELIPLDPIYTIALKDGTKIRYPVSKDEYAEEIKKIAPGDVEGWYRYAEYMEGFLSTALKGFFLSPANTYSDMARMLIKTPSLLGYIPLFVKSYQQVMSSYFKDPRIQESLSFQASFMGLPPELCPGHMTMLPWAEHKGFYYSKGGMIALPEALARIGKGFGMEVRTDTLVKKVIVKDKRAVGVVLGDGAEITTDLVISNINAKALYLDLIGEEHLGFMARTGIKSMEPSVAAPLLLLGVDYEPPLDSHHTLCTLPVEELNSNYWNVIKKNELPKEQFGLISWTTFSDRGLAPKGNHILVMTLTGPNRLRDRSWRDVKQSLIDEYIDYMSERYVPELKNHVKVAKMITPEDYEKDLLAPEGSIYMFQQDVSNTTVYRPASKSKGIKGLYLVGASTHPGGGLPSVIASGMIAEDLIGKYEG is encoded by the coding sequence ATGGCTGATTACGACGCGATAGTCATCGGGGCCGGGCTGGGGGGACTCTCCGCCGGCGCACTTTTATCCAAGGGGGGAAGGAAGACCCTCGTCGTCGATCAGAGCCCCCGAATAGGAGGCTACTGCTCCACCCTTGAGTCGGACGGCTTCAGGTTCGATGCGGGGGCTTCCATCATCATGATCCCTGAGATAATAGACCTCTGCTTTCAGCGCCTGGGGACGTCCCTCGAAAACGAAGTGGAGCTTATCCCCCTGGATCCGATATACACCATTGCGCTGAAGGACGGGACAAAGATAAGATACCCCGTGTCCAAGGACGAGTATGCCGAGGAGATAAAAAAGATCGCCCCGGGCGACGTCGAGGGGTGGTACAGATACGCAGAATATATGGAGGGCTTTCTTAGCACGGCCCTTAAGGGGTTCTTTCTCTCCCCCGCCAACACGTATTCCGATATGGCGAGGATGTTAATCAAGACCCCGTCGTTATTAGGGTATATCCCTCTTTTCGTCAAGAGCTATCAGCAGGTGATGTCCTCCTACTTCAAAGACCCGAGGATCCAGGAATCCCTCTCGTTTCAGGCGAGCTTCATGGGGCTCCCCCCGGAGCTCTGCCCCGGACACATGACCATGCTCCCCTGGGCGGAGCACAAGGGCTTCTACTACAGCAAGGGGGGGATGATCGCCCTTCCCGAGGCGCTGGCCCGTATCGGCAAGGGGTTCGGTATGGAGGTGAGAACAGACACGTTGGTCAAAAAGGTCATCGTGAAAGACAAAAGGGCCGTCGGAGTGGTCCTCGGCGACGGGGCGGAAATCACAACCGACCTCGTAATATCCAACATCAACGCAAAAGCTCTATACCTCGATCTCATCGGGGAGGAGCATTTGGGCTTTATGGCGCGGACCGGCATCAAGAGCATGGAGCCGTCCGTCGCGGCCCCCCTCCTCCTCCTCGGGGTAGACTACGAGCCGCCCCTCGATTCCCACCACACCCTCTGCACGCTGCCCGTGGAAGAGTTGAACAGCAATTACTGGAACGTCATCAAGAAGAATGAGCTGCCCAAGGAGCAGTTCGGCCTCATCAGCTGGACCACCTTCTCGGACAGGGGGCTTGCTCCTAAGGGGAATCACATCCTCGTCATGACGCTGACCGGACCGAACCGACTTAGGGACAGGAGCTGGAGGGATGTAAAACAGTCCCTGATAGATGAATACATAGATTATATGTCTGAAAGATACGTCCCGGAGCTCAAAAATCACGTGAAGGTGGCGAAGATGATCACGCCGGAGGACTACGAAAAAGACCTCCTCGCCCCGGAGGGGAGCATCTACATGTTTCAGCAGGATGTCTCCAACACTACCGTTTACAGGCCCGCGTCTAAATCGAAGGGCATAAAGGGGCTGTATCTCGTCGGGGCCTCCACGCACCCAGGAGGCGGACTGCCGTCGGTCATCGCCTCTGGGATGATAGCGGAAGACCTTATTGGTAAATATGAGGGTTAA
- a CDS encoding pantoate--beta-alanine ligase: protein MEIIEKIKDMQAYSQDLRVEGKVIALVPTMGYLHEGHLSLMREGRRRGDVLVVSVFVNPTQFGPNEDLDKYPRDFDRDREMMQEVGVDVIFHPQVEEVYPEGYQTFVTVDGVSKNLCGTPRPVHFRGVATVVAKLFNCVLPHIAIFGRKDYQQLKVIERMVKDLNMDVGIIGMPIVREPDGLAMSSRNEYLKPKERKSALCLYKAILAVRELFDNGERRIGALTDRAIGIIMTEDIATIDYVKLVNPETIEDLVGVVWDRALLAIAVYIGSTRLIDNTVLGEEFEKC, encoded by the coding sequence ATGGAGATAATCGAAAAGATAAAGGATATGCAGGCCTATTCTCAGGATCTGCGGGTGGAGGGAAAGGTCATTGCCCTTGTGCCCACCATGGGATATCTCCATGAGGGTCACCTCTCCCTGATGAGGGAGGGAAGAAGACGGGGCGACGTCCTCGTGGTGTCCGTGTTTGTGAATCCGACGCAGTTCGGCCCGAACGAAGACCTGGATAAGTATCCCAGGGATTTTGATCGAGACAGGGAGATGATGCAGGAAGTTGGGGTGGATGTTATATTTCACCCCCAGGTCGAGGAGGTCTATCCCGAGGGATACCAGACGTTTGTTACGGTAGATGGGGTTTCAAAAAATCTCTGCGGCACGCCCCGACCTGTGCACTTCAGGGGCGTTGCAACAGTGGTCGCAAAGCTCTTTAATTGTGTCCTCCCCCACATCGCAATCTTCGGGAGAAAGGACTACCAGCAGCTCAAGGTCATAGAACGAATGGTCAAGGACCTCAACATGGACGTGGGTATTATCGGAATGCCCATAGTCCGTGAGCCGGACGGCCTTGCCATGAGCTCCAGAAACGAGTACCTGAAGCCTAAAGAGAGAAAGTCCGCGCTGTGCCTCTATAAGGCGATCTTGGCGGTAAGGGAGCTCTTCGACAACGGCGAGAGGAGAATCGGGGCCTTAACCGACAGGGCCATCGGCATCATTATGACCGAAGACATCGCCACCATAGATTACGTCAAGCTTGTCAACCCGGAGACTATAGAGGACCTCGTTGGAGTGGTATGGGACAGGGCGCTGCTCGCCATTGCCGTATATATCGGAAGCACTCGACTCATCGACAACACAGTTCTGGGAGAGGAGTTTGAGAAATGTTAA
- a CDS encoding deoxynucleoside kinase: MHKARYIALEGPIGVGKTSLAALLANEFSARTLFENAEENPFLKDFYRDRRKNGFKTQLFFLLSRYQQQLELAQSDLFNRITVSDYIFAKDRIFAHINLDEHEIALYEELYRILDPKVPNPDLVIYLQADLDVILRRIRRRGYSYERGVDPEYLERVISAYNEFFFNYSETPLLVISTNKVDFVANEGDFRELVKEVKKFRSGTQYFVPLGSKP, translated from the coding sequence ATGCATAAGGCCAGGTACATCGCCCTCGAAGGCCCCATCGGCGTGGGAAAGACATCTCTGGCCGCACTTCTGGCGAACGAGTTTTCCGCCAGGACGCTCTTTGAAAATGCGGAAGAAAACCCGTTTTTGAAGGATTTTTACCGGGACCGAAGGAAAAACGGTTTCAAGACACAGCTCTTTTTTCTCCTTTCGCGATACCAGCAGCAGCTTGAGCTTGCCCAGTCGGACCTGTTCAACAGGATCACCGTATCCGACTACATCTTCGCAAAGGACAGGATCTTCGCCCACATCAACCTCGACGAGCACGAGATAGCCCTCTACGAAGAGCTGTACCGCATCCTCGACCCGAAGGTTCCTAATCCCGACCTCGTGATCTACCTTCAGGCCGACCTGGATGTCATCTTGAGAAGGATCAGGAGGAGGGGATATTCATACGAGAGGGGCGTTGACCCCGAGTATCTCGAAAGGGTAATCTCGGCTTACAACGAGTTCTTCTTTAACTACAGCGAGACCCCGCTTCTGGTCATCAGCACAAACAAGGTCGATTTCGTTGCGAACGAGGGGGATTTCAGGGAACTGGTAAAAGAGGTAAAAAAATTCAGATCGGGTACCCAATATTTTGTGCCGCTTGGATCCAAGCCTTAG
- a CDS encoding Gfo/Idh/MocA family oxidoreductase: MKKEGKEFKSRFLSLNPGFQYLADKDKYLFSFPEPKYRFNIIGAGLMGREHMKITLLEGRGTIHGIYDTNNICIEKTKGEFSMLAPGRTLKIYDSLKDACSDPDVDGLIISTPNYTHIDVVREAAKSGKHILLEKPMATTIPDAREIAEIAKTYKAVFQLGLQYRYKAICVEAIHEALVRKSIGDIKTINVLEQRIPFLDKVDQWNKFSKYSGGTLVEKCCHYFDLMNLFARSRPKKVFATGSMAVNFIDFEYGGEKSDIIDNAYVTVIYENGIRANFTLCMFSPMLYEEIILCGDEGRLLASENEDFLPLSPISRSKSRLEINCGELRPSKVSAPCYPAYIEGSGHNGATYYEHVEFVDNIEGKETNAATAEEGFWSIVVGAAAEESIKRGSVIDIDGLLNENVKENNI; the protein is encoded by the coding sequence ATGAAAAAGGAGGGAAAGGAGTTCAAAAGCAGATTTCTGTCTCTAAACCCGGGCTTCCAATACCTGGCCGACAAGGACAAGTACCTCTTCTCGTTCCCGGAGCCGAAGTACAGGTTCAACATCATCGGGGCGGGGCTGATGGGGAGGGAGCACATGAAGATCACGCTCCTCGAGGGGCGGGGAACGATCCACGGCATCTACGACACGAACAACATCTGCATCGAAAAGACGAAGGGGGAGTTCTCGATGCTCGCCCCCGGCCGTACCCTGAAGATATACGACTCCCTAAAGGACGCCTGCAGCGACCCTGATGTGGACGGGCTGATCATCTCCACCCCGAACTACACCCACATCGACGTGGTGAGGGAGGCGGCCAAGTCGGGAAAGCACATCCTCCTCGAAAAGCCGATGGCGACGACGATCCCTGACGCCAGGGAGATAGCGGAGATCGCGAAAACGTACAAGGCGGTCTTCCAGCTCGGCCTCCAGTATCGATACAAGGCGATATGCGTGGAAGCGATCCACGAGGCGCTGGTCAGAAAATCTATCGGCGATATCAAGACGATCAACGTCCTCGAACAGCGGATACCCTTTCTGGACAAGGTCGACCAATGGAACAAGTTCTCGAAATACTCCGGCGGAACCCTCGTGGAAAAATGCTGCCACTACTTCGACCTGATGAACCTCTTCGCAAGATCGAGGCCGAAGAAGGTCTTCGCCACGGGAAGCATGGCGGTCAACTTCATCGACTTCGAGTACGGCGGCGAGAAGTCGGACATCATCGACAACGCCTACGTCACGGTGATATACGAAAACGGGATAAGGGCGAACTTCACACTCTGCATGTTCTCCCCCATGCTCTACGAGGAGATAATCCTCTGCGGGGACGAGGGGCGCCTTCTGGCCTCGGAGAACGAGGACTTTCTGCCGCTGTCGCCAATATCAAGATCAAAGAGCCGGCTCGAGATCAACTGCGGTGAGCTGAGACCCTCGAAGGTCTCGGCCCCCTGCTACCCCGCATACATCGAGGGGAGCGGGCACAACGGGGCCACCTACTACGAGCACGTGGAGTTCGTCGACAACATCGAGGGAAAAGAGACCAACGCCGCCACGGCCGAGGAGGGTTTCTGGTCGATAGTCGTGGG
- the panB gene encoding 3-methyl-2-oxobutanoate hydroxymethyltransferase, with translation MTRKVTILDLKKMKDEGEKITMITAYDFCFSKIFSDAGVDVILVGDSAANVVCGMESTLPITMDDMLFLTGAVSRAKPEALVVGDMPFMSYHTSIKETLLNAGRFLKEGHAEAVKLEGGENVKDKIAAITNMDIPVMAHIGLTPQSVHRMGGYKVQGKDDVSRKKLLMDAKAVEEAGAFSVVLEAIPSTLAKEITESVSIPTIGIGAGVDCDGQVLVMHDILGLSFGKRPKFVKEYANLKEMAEKAVREFVDEVHAKQFPTNEHIYS, from the coding sequence ATGACGAGGAAAGTTACAATTCTGGACCTGAAGAAGATGAAGGACGAGGGTGAGAAGATCACCATGATTACGGCGTACGACTTCTGTTTTTCCAAGATATTTTCGGATGCGGGGGTGGATGTAATTCTCGTGGGCGACAGCGCCGCAAACGTCGTCTGCGGGATGGAATCCACGCTTCCCATCACCATGGACGATATGCTGTTTCTGACCGGTGCGGTCTCCCGGGCGAAGCCGGAGGCCCTGGTCGTGGGCGATATGCCCTTTATGAGCTACCACACCTCCATCAAGGAGACGCTGCTGAACGCCGGGCGCTTTCTGAAGGAGGGACACGCGGAGGCGGTCAAGCTCGAGGGGGGGGAGAACGTGAAAGACAAAATAGCCGCCATAACGAACATGGACATCCCCGTTATGGCGCACATCGGGCTTACTCCCCAGTCCGTGCACAGGATGGGGGGTTACAAGGTCCAGGGTAAAGACGATGTCAGCAGAAAGAAACTCCTCATGGATGCAAAGGCGGTCGAGGAGGCGGGGGCGTTCTCCGTAGTCCTCGAGGCGATACCGTCGACCCTCGCAAAAGAGATAACCGAATCGGTGAGTATCCCAACGATCGGCATCGGGGCGGGGGTCGACTGCGACGGTCAGGTGCTTGTAATGCACGACATCCTGGGGCTCTCCTTCGGCAAGAGGCCGAAGTTCGTAAAGGAATACGCCAATCTCAAGGAAATGGCGGAAAAGGCGGTCAGGGAATTCGTCGACGAGGTACATGCGAAGCAGTTCCCGACCAATGAACATATTTATTCATAA
- a CDS encoding aspartate 1-decarboxylase, protein MLRSICKSKIHRAIVTEADLEYEGSITIDLTLMKAADILQYEEVWIYDITNGNRLQTYVIEGEADSGVIGINGAAARHISPGDLVIIAGYSVMETEEAMDFVPKHILVDENNRVVRELIQGRNYIEKVKAVT, encoded by the coding sequence ATGTTAAGATCGATCTGTAAATCGAAGATCCACCGGGCAATCGTAACGGAAGCGGATCTGGAATACGAGGGGAGTATAACGATAGACTTAACCCTCATGAAGGCCGCCGATATCCTTCAGTACGAAGAGGTGTGGATTTACGACATCACGAACGGGAACAGGCTCCAGACCTACGTAATAGAGGGGGAGGCGGATTCGGGCGTGATCGGCATCAACGGGGCCGCGGCGAGGCACATAAGCCCCGGCGACCTGGTCATCATCGCCGGCTACTCCGTGATGGAGACGGAGGAGGCTATGGATTTCGTCCCGAAGCACATATTGGTGGACGAAAACAACAGGGTCGTCAGGGAGCTTATCCAGGGCCGTAACTACATTGAGAAGGTCAAGGCCGTTACGTAA
- a CDS encoding YihY family inner membrane protein yields the protein MFKGTLLKIQKRITNILTMKITSSHEGEITVESFIKREWNTIKLIYQTLVGRNVSIRAAALTFTTLISLIPMLAFAFSILNALKVNYKAKEYIIERIPGLSDVASTVINYIDNTNFATLGSIGLVVTFTAVYFALGSFEQTINNIWGIRQKRPLLARTSYYTSIVVLSPIIIFFSIGLNTMMESNTIVEKLSEIFIFSTLLKIFFRLLPYFVIWLLFTFIYKVIPNTRVKLTSALFGSVVGGTLWQLTLYFYTKFQFGLARYKIIYSVFASIPFFMVWLYLSWLMIILGAVAAYIHQNYGGFRSYAATERVSFSFRERLALRIFMAIAVNFHEGREPLGSEELSEFLDIPVHLINDVLFVLISEGLISQMANDEGGYLPVKDLSKIRFTDVMEALRENGENPQEHIAKAEKGFLSETIEEILKDARIKYKDVTFDDLCKAHAKEYAAEIKKSIKKIEETAGK from the coding sequence ATGTTCAAGGGGACGCTCTTGAAGATTCAAAAGCGGATCACCAATATCCTCACCATGAAGATCACCTCCTCCCACGAGGGAGAGATCACGGTGGAGAGCTTCATCAAGAGGGAGTGGAATACCATCAAGCTCATATATCAGACGCTGGTGGGTAGAAACGTGTCGATCAGGGCCGCCGCCCTCACCTTCACCACCCTCATATCTCTGATTCCAATGCTCGCCTTCGCGTTTTCCATCCTTAACGCCCTCAAGGTGAACTACAAGGCAAAGGAATATATCATTGAAAGGATACCCGGACTGAGCGATGTAGCCAGCACCGTCATCAACTATATCGACAACACCAACTTCGCCACTCTGGGGTCGATTGGGCTTGTGGTCACGTTCACGGCGGTTTACTTTGCCCTCGGCTCTTTCGAGCAGACCATAAACAACATATGGGGAATTCGTCAGAAGCGCCCCTTGCTCGCCAGGACTTCCTACTATACGAGCATCGTCGTCCTTTCACCCATAATAATATTCTTTTCCATCGGCCTGAACACCATGATGGAGAGCAACACCATAGTCGAGAAGCTCTCCGAGATATTCATCTTTTCAACCCTGTTGAAGATATTTTTCAGGTTGCTCCCTTATTTCGTGATATGGCTTCTCTTCACCTTCATCTATAAGGTGATTCCAAACACAAGGGTTAAGCTCACGTCCGCCCTCTTCGGCTCGGTGGTAGGCGGAACCCTATGGCAGCTTACCCTATATTTTTATACAAAGTTCCAGTTCGGTCTCGCCCGGTACAAGATCATATATTCGGTCTTCGCATCGATACCTTTCTTCATGGTGTGGCTCTACCTGAGCTGGCTTATGATAATCCTCGGGGCCGTGGCGGCGTATATCCATCAGAACTACGGGGGTTTTCGGAGCTACGCGGCAACGGAGAGGGTCAGCTTCTCCTTCAGGGAACGCCTAGCCCTGAGGATCTTTATGGCGATTGCCGTCAACTTCCACGAGGGGAGAGAACCCCTTGGCTCCGAAGAGCTGTCCGAGTTTCTCGACATCCCCGTCCACCTTATAAACGACGTCCTCTTCGTCCTGATAAGCGAGGGGCTGATATCCCAGATGGCCAACGACGAAGGGGGGTATCTGCCGGTAAAAGACCTGTCGAAGATACGGTTTACGGACGTCATGGAGGCGTTGAGAGAGAACGGCGAAAATCCCCAGGAGCATATCGCCAAGGCGGAAAAGGGTTTTCTCTCGGAGACAATAGAAGAGATACTAAAGGACGCCCGGATAAAATACAAGGACGTTACGTTCGACGATCTCTGCAAGGCCCACGCCAAGGAGTACGCGGCGGAGATTAAAAAGTCAATCAAGAAGATTGAGGAGACGGCTGGCAAATAG
- a CDS encoding amidohydrolase family protein — protein sequence MYDLIIRGGTVVDGTGADPFKADLAVLNGKIEEVGDLADAVAVKTIDAKGKLVTPGFVDIHSHADLSVNLEEHEDILMPMVMQGITTCIGGNCGLGAAPVTEENRKDIVAYNEAFVMRRVETDGRTWGLSEFLSNIEKRGIILNMGMLAPHGILRLSAAGPVRRLLAADEKKRMASLLERTMEEGAFGMSTGLQYFPGSQSNTEELLDMGKVLSKYGGVFTSHLRSYCHTLPNSIDEVLTVGRKNDIRVQISHIYWQPYTKYITPLVKGFMQGASLFYNKVGVPIPIELGLKGQFKPIDNAIADGLPVGADVVPTSQGFTELFAFFPPWVLEGGREKALERISDAKTRAEIKKDIEKGEPDWPHTDRAGWSMNYFKMTGWGGVRVMTVPSEKNRYMEGRSFPELGRELKKHPFDVMCDLLTEESGRVMVFHTPTVPDDPLVARSMRYALLHPEVSIVTDTILLGLGRPAHVFYDCFPRFLDLYAKGKGGLSIAEGIRKCTSLPAKQLGIPRRGRITEGFCADILVIDWNRLRSNSTFYEPANFPDGIEYVIINGKPVVTPEGYQRGVMAGEVLRRN from the coding sequence ATGTACGACCTGATAATCAGGGGGGGAACGGTCGTCGACGGCACGGGGGCTGATCCTTTCAAGGCCGATCTTGCGGTACTGAACGGAAAGATCGAAGAGGTGGGAGACCTGGCCGACGCGGTGGCTGTGAAAACAATAGACGCAAAGGGAAAGCTTGTCACGCCCGGCTTTGTCGACATCCACAGCCACGCAGACCTCTCGGTCAACCTCGAGGAGCACGAGGATATCCTGATGCCTATGGTGATGCAAGGAATAACCACCTGCATCGGGGGGAACTGCGGCCTGGGGGCGGCGCCGGTGACGGAGGAGAACCGAAAGGACATCGTCGCCTACAACGAGGCCTTCGTCATGCGCCGGGTCGAGACGGACGGTCGCACGTGGGGACTCTCCGAGTTTTTGAGCAACATAGAGAAGCGGGGCATAATATTAAATATGGGGATGCTCGCCCCCCACGGTATCCTACGCCTCTCGGCGGCGGGCCCGGTGAGGAGGCTCCTTGCGGCCGACGAGAAAAAGAGGATGGCTTCCCTCCTCGAAAGGACGATGGAGGAGGGCGCCTTCGGAATGTCGACCGGGCTCCAATACTTCCCCGGCTCCCAGAGCAACACCGAGGAGCTTTTGGATATGGGCAAGGTCCTGTCGAAGTACGGCGGGGTCTTCACCTCCCATCTCAGGAGCTACTGCCATACGCTGCCCAACTCGATCGATGAGGTATTGACCGTCGGCAGAAAGAACGACATCCGGGTCCAGATCTCCCACATATACTGGCAGCCCTACACAAAATATATCACCCCCCTCGTGAAGGGATTCATGCAGGGGGCGTCGCTCTTCTACAACAAGGTCGGCGTCCCGATACCTATCGAGCTGGGGCTCAAGGGGCAGTTCAAGCCGATAGATAACGCGATAGCGGATGGACTCCCCGTGGGGGCGGACGTAGTCCCCACGTCCCAGGGCTTCACGGAGCTATTCGCCTTCTTCCCCCCCTGGGTTCTGGAGGGGGGAAGGGAGAAGGCCCTCGAAAGAATATCGGACGCCAAGACGAGGGCGGAGATAAAAAAGGACATCGAGAAGGGGGAGCCGGACTGGCCCCACACGGACAGGGCCGGGTGGTCGATGAACTACTTCAAGATGACCGGGTGGGGGGGCGTCAGGGTGATGACCGTGCCGAGCGAGAAGAACCGCTACATGGAGGGGAGGTCGTTCCCGGAGCTGGGAAGGGAGCTGAAGAAGCACCCCTTCGACGTCATGTGCGATTTATTGACAGAGGAGTCGGGGAGGGTCATGGTATTCCACACCCCTACCGTCCCGGACGACCCGCTGGTGGCCCGCTCAATGCGATACGCCCTTTTACATCCGGAGGTCTCGATCGTGACCGACACGATCCTGTTGGGATTGGGTCGTCCGGCCCACGTCTTCTACGACTGCTTCCCCAGGTTCCTCGACCTCTACGCCAAGGGGAAGGGGGGATTGAGCATCGCCGAGGGGATAAGGAAGTGTACTTCCCTTCCGGCAAAACAGTTAGGCATCCCGCGAAGGGGGCGGATCACCGAGGGCTTCTGCGCGGACATACTGGTGATCGACTGGAATCGGCTCAGGAGCAACTCCACCTTCTACGAGCCGGCGAATTTCCCTGACGGGATAGAGTACGTTATCATAAACGGGAAGCCGGTGGTTACGCCGGAGGGTTACCAGAGGGGCGTCATGGCGGGGGAGGTCCTGAGGAGGAATTAA